The proteins below are encoded in one region of Streptomyces sp. NBC_00490:
- a CDS encoding nuclear transport factor 2 family protein, protein MTSTNIDVARTYFQAVQTGDMAALGELLDADIVWHQPGANQFSGEHKGQAAVFQMLGSMMETSQGTFAIDKVHTLMGNGDLVTATIHFTGRRGDTSMSMDGVDLLRVENGKITEMWLFSADPAAEDAFWG, encoded by the coding sequence ATGACCAGCACGAACATCGATGTCGCCCGCACCTACTTCCAGGCTGTCCAGACCGGAGACATGGCCGCTCTCGGCGAACTCCTCGACGCCGACATCGTCTGGCACCAGCCCGGTGCCAACCAGTTCTCCGGCGAGCACAAGGGACAGGCCGCCGTCTTCCAGATGCTCGGCAGCATGATGGAGACCAGCCAGGGCACCTTCGCCATCGACAAGGTCCACACCCTCATGGGCAACGGCGACCTGGTCACCGCCACCATCCACTTCACCGGCCGCCGCGGCGACACATCGATGAGCATGGACGGCGTCGACCTCCTCCGCGTCGAGAACGGCAAGATCACCGAAATGTGGCTCTTCTCCGCAGACCCGGCCGCCGAGGACGCCTTCTGGGGCTAG
- a CDS encoding ABC transporter permease: protein MTATTTPPDTSSPYADLKAPTTARRLLTAPTTGPLAALLLACVFFSVSTDQFLTGGNFSLIVQQVMVVGTLAIGQTLIILTAGIDLSCGAVMAFGSIVIAKMAAEGSLPPLVAIALGLVVCGGFGLLNGTLVQKIPLPPFIVTLGMLNVAFALTHIYSEEQTVTNLPGPLTALGETFPLGHTDITYGSLVTIGLFLLLAYALSNTGWGRHVYALGNSPEAARLNGIRTSRLTIGVYTVAGILYGIAALLLISRTGVGDPQAGQTDNLDSITAVVLGGTSLFGGRGSVLGTFIGVLIVGVFRNGLQLMGVASIYQTLITGVLVILAVTVDQISRKRAR, encoded by the coding sequence ATGACAGCCACGACCACACCCCCGGACACGTCCTCGCCGTACGCCGACCTCAAAGCGCCGACCACGGCCCGCCGGCTGCTCACGGCACCGACCACCGGGCCGCTGGCCGCCCTCCTTCTGGCCTGTGTCTTCTTCTCCGTCTCGACCGACCAGTTCCTCACCGGCGGGAACTTCTCCCTGATCGTGCAGCAGGTCATGGTCGTCGGCACCCTCGCCATCGGCCAGACCCTGATCATCCTCACCGCGGGTATCGACCTGTCCTGCGGTGCGGTGATGGCGTTCGGCAGCATCGTGATCGCCAAGATGGCGGCCGAGGGCTCCCTGCCCCCGCTGGTCGCGATCGCGCTGGGCCTGGTCGTCTGCGGCGGCTTCGGCCTGCTCAACGGGACCCTGGTGCAGAAGATCCCGCTGCCGCCGTTCATCGTCACCCTCGGCATGCTGAATGTGGCGTTCGCGCTGACGCACATCTACTCCGAGGAGCAGACGGTCACCAATCTGCCGGGCCCGCTGACGGCACTCGGTGAGACCTTCCCGCTCGGCCACACCGACATCACCTACGGCTCCCTGGTCACCATCGGCCTGTTCCTCCTTCTCGCCTACGCGCTGAGCAACACCGGCTGGGGCAGGCACGTCTACGCCCTCGGCAACAGCCCGGAAGCGGCCCGGCTGAACGGCATCCGCACCTCCCGGCTGACCATCGGCGTCTACACCGTGGCCGGCATCCTCTACGGCATCGCCGCCCTGCTGCTCATCTCCCGCACCGGCGTCGGCGACCCGCAAGCCGGGCAGACCGACAACCTCGACAGCATCACCGCCGTGGTCCTCGGCGGAACCAGCCTCTTCGGCGGCCGCGGCTCGGTCCTGGGCACGTTCATCGGCGTCCTCATCGTCGGCGTCTTCCGCAACGGCCTGCAGTTGATGGGCGTCGCCTCCATCTACCAGACCCTGATCACCGGCGTCCTGGTGATCCTCGCGGTGACCGTCGACCAGATCTCCCGGAAGAGGGCCCGATGA
- a CDS encoding LacI family DNA-binding transcriptional regulator gives MAANRRPTLADVAREVGVSAKTVSRVLNEDGPASAETREQVLAAVAKLGFQPNLMARNIRVGGPDTTVGLVIPDLANPFFGAVARAIEDVVGERGLTLLMGSSADDPERERALTDKFLARRVSILIVVPSVGADHSHLKSHRTAGLPIIFLDRPGVGLPADSIVSSNRAGARDGIAHLIAHGHHRVGFVGDLPVKLYTRRERLAGYRAALQEADIPYDRSLVANAHDQPGAQAATAQLLDLADPPTALFAGNNIMALGIVAELARSKRKDVALVAFDDLSLAEALEPALTVVAQDPEELGRSAAATALARLDGDRSRARTISVPTRLVIRGSGEQPAPKQAEFVTRSR, from the coding sequence ATGGCAGCGAACCGCCGCCCGACCCTGGCAGACGTCGCCCGAGAAGTGGGCGTCAGCGCCAAGACCGTCTCCCGCGTCCTCAACGAGGACGGGCCCGCCTCCGCCGAGACCAGGGAACAGGTACTCGCCGCCGTCGCCAAGCTCGGCTTCCAGCCGAACCTCATGGCCCGCAACATCCGCGTCGGCGGCCCGGACACCACCGTCGGCCTGGTCATCCCCGACCTCGCCAACCCCTTCTTCGGAGCCGTGGCCCGTGCCATAGAGGATGTCGTCGGCGAACGCGGACTGACGTTGCTCATGGGCTCCTCCGCGGACGACCCCGAACGCGAACGTGCCCTGACGGACAAGTTCCTCGCCCGGCGCGTCAGCATCCTCATCGTCGTACCGTCCGTCGGCGCCGACCACTCCCACCTCAAGTCGCACCGCACCGCGGGACTGCCCATCATCTTCCTCGACCGCCCCGGAGTCGGCCTGCCCGCCGACAGCATCGTCAGTTCCAACCGCGCCGGGGCCCGGGACGGCATCGCCCATCTCATCGCCCACGGGCACCACCGTGTCGGCTTCGTCGGCGACCTGCCCGTCAAGCTGTACACGCGCCGCGAACGCCTCGCCGGATACCGCGCCGCGCTGCAGGAAGCCGACATCCCCTACGACCGCTCGCTGGTCGCCAACGCCCACGACCAGCCGGGCGCCCAGGCCGCGACCGCCCAACTCCTCGACCTGGCCGATCCCCCCACCGCCCTGTTCGCCGGCAACAACATCATGGCGCTCGGCATCGTCGCGGAACTCGCCCGCAGCAAGCGCAAGGACGTGGCACTCGTCGCCTTCGACGACCTGTCACTCGCGGAGGCACTCGAACCGGCCCTGACCGTCGTGGCCCAGGACCCCGAAGAACTCGGCCGCAGCGCCGCGGCCACCGCCCTGGCCCGCCTCGACGGTGACCGCTCCCGCGCTCGCACCATCTCCGTGCCCACCCGGCTGGTCATCCGGGGCTCGGGAGAGCAACCCGCGCCCAAGCAGGCGGAGTTCGTCACACGATCTCGTTGA
- a CDS encoding ATP-binding cassette domain-containing protein, protein MTSISSPTPVLQARGLVKRYGHVTAIDGADFDLLPGEVLAVIGDNGAGKTSLIKALTGAVTPDAGEIRLNGEPISFSGPQSARAHGIETVYQDLAVAASMDIASNVFLGRELRRPGILGSAFRMLDKKRMRQEAAEHMADLKIGLRSLTQSVETLSGGQRQAVAVARAVAWARSVVVMDEPTAALGVKESGQVLDLIRRVRDKGMPVVLISHNMPHVFEIADRIHVHRLGRRAAVIKPSDYSMAEVVAIMTGALTVDEAGGTVVADSKAAKAAGVQAN, encoded by the coding sequence ATGACCTCCATCTCCTCCCCCACGCCTGTCCTTCAGGCCCGCGGCCTGGTCAAGCGCTACGGTCACGTCACCGCCATCGACGGTGCCGACTTCGACCTGCTGCCCGGTGAGGTCCTCGCCGTCATCGGCGACAACGGCGCCGGCAAGACCAGCCTCATCAAGGCCCTCACCGGCGCGGTGACCCCCGACGCGGGCGAGATACGGCTCAACGGCGAACCCATCTCGTTCTCCGGCCCGCAGAGCGCCCGCGCCCACGGCATCGAGACGGTGTATCAGGACCTCGCGGTGGCGGCCTCCATGGACATCGCCTCCAATGTGTTCCTCGGCCGCGAACTGCGCCGCCCCGGCATCCTCGGCAGCGCCTTCCGCATGCTCGACAAGAAGCGCATGCGTCAGGAGGCCGCCGAGCACATGGCCGACCTGAAGATCGGCCTGCGCTCGCTGACCCAGTCGGTCGAGACGCTCTCCGGCGGACAGCGGCAGGCCGTCGCGGTCGCCCGCGCCGTCGCCTGGGCCCGCTCCGTCGTCGTCATGGACGAACCCACCGCCGCCCTCGGCGTCAAGGAGTCCGGTCAGGTCCTCGACCTCATCCGCCGGGTTCGCGACAAGGGCATGCCGGTCGTCCTGATCAGCCACAACATGCCCCACGTCTTCGAGATCGCCGACCGGATCCACGTCCACCGCCTGGGCAGGCGCGCCGCCGTGATCAAGCCCTCCGACTACTCCATGGCGGAGGTCGTCGCCATCATGACCGGCGCGCTCACCGTGGACGAGGCCGGAGGTACTGTCGTGGCGGATTCCAAGGCCGCGAAGGCCGCGGGAGTCCAGGCCAACTGA
- a CDS encoding VOC family protein has protein sequence MTARPIPDGYHTVTPWIISRDTAGLIDYLKAAFDAEEIARVVGDDGRIGHAEVRIGDSIVMPFDAPPHWPPTPAFLRLYVEDADAAHRRAVAAGGTSVTEVTHLFFGDRVGRVRDPLGNLWWLQTRVEDVSTEEMERRLSDPKWAEAMAYVQGADFFPEASNSDGTQTPSPGT, from the coding sequence ATGACCGCAAGGCCGATCCCGGACGGCTATCACACCGTCACGCCGTGGATCATCTCCCGCGACACGGCTGGGCTCATCGACTACCTGAAGGCGGCGTTCGACGCGGAGGAGATCGCCCGGGTCGTCGGGGACGACGGCCGGATCGGGCACGCGGAGGTACGGATCGGCGACTCGATCGTCATGCCGTTCGACGCACCGCCCCATTGGCCGCCGACACCCGCCTTCCTGCGCCTCTACGTCGAGGACGCCGACGCCGCGCACCGCAGGGCCGTCGCGGCCGGCGGTACATCCGTGACCGAAGTGACCCACCTCTTCTTCGGCGACCGGGTCGGACGGGTACGCGATCCGCTGGGCAATCTCTGGTGGCTCCAGACACGGGTGGAGGACGTCAGCACAGAGGAGATGGAACGCCGCCTGAGCGACCCCAAGTGGGCCGAGGCGATGGCGTACGTGCAGGGGGCCGACTTCTTCCCGGAGGCCTCCAACTCGGATGGTACGCAGACCCCGAGCCCCGGTACCTGA
- a CDS encoding MBL fold metallo-hydrolase has product MTTIESFDLLQPYKIAEETFVIPWALEAPPVGHFPMNSMVIRGTEPVLVDTGAPAVRSQWLEAAWSVVDPLDVRWIFLTHDDRDHAGNLLAVLAECPNATLLTTWFSIGRMAEEWEIPINRCRFMTDGDTIDAGDRTLVAKRPPLYDNPTTRALFDSKAKVLWAVDTFATNVPTPVPEMAALSPDEFRDGQFFGGRLVSPWVALLDAQKFGDVVTGFQQLDAEVIAGCHCPVLRGAQIPEAYDLLRRLPGVPPWTEFTQTDLDQWMAAAESSVPPEQPRPSGT; this is encoded by the coding sequence ATGACAACCATCGAGAGTTTCGACCTTCTGCAGCCGTACAAGATCGCCGAGGAGACGTTCGTCATCCCGTGGGCCCTCGAGGCGCCGCCGGTCGGCCACTTCCCGATGAACTCGATGGTGATCCGGGGAACCGAACCGGTCCTCGTGGACACCGGGGCGCCCGCGGTGCGCTCGCAGTGGCTGGAGGCAGCCTGGTCCGTCGTGGATCCCCTGGACGTACGGTGGATCTTCCTCACCCACGACGACCGCGACCACGCCGGCAACCTCCTGGCGGTCCTGGCGGAATGCCCGAACGCGACCCTGCTGACGACATGGTTCTCCATCGGCCGCATGGCCGAGGAGTGGGAGATTCCCATCAACCGGTGCCGCTTCATGACCGACGGCGACACCATCGACGCGGGCGATCGCACCCTGGTCGCCAAGCGACCGCCCCTGTACGACAACCCCACCACCCGGGCCCTCTTCGATTCGAAGGCCAAGGTCCTGTGGGCCGTCGACACCTTCGCCACGAACGTGCCGACCCCTGTGCCCGAAATGGCCGCGCTGTCGCCGGACGAGTTCCGCGACGGCCAGTTCTTCGGCGGACGCCTGGTCTCCCCCTGGGTCGCGCTGCTGGACGCCCAGAAGTTCGGGGACGTCGTCACCGGCTTCCAACAGCTGGACGCCGAGGTCATCGCCGGCTGCCACTGCCCGGTCCTGCGGGGAGCCCAGATCCCCGAGGCCTACGACCTCCTCCGCCGGCTCCCCGGAGTCCCACCCTGGACAGAATTCACGCAGACCGACCTCGACCAGTGGATGGCGGCTGCCGAGAGCTCGGTTCCGCCGGAGCAGCCACGGCCGTCGGGGACGTGA
- a CDS encoding TetR/AcrR family transcriptional regulator: MTQPRTRAAQRCASARKTALPFAQGINATGMDQLSTVAGVSKRTLYTHFPSKDELVGAYLESLVEPLLPASPSSTQAALSPREQLLAIFDRKPAETTAPFRGCPFLNASVEVPDPGHSAHQLAVAYKKEFTHRLTDIARQAGAADPDKLAEQLALLFDGAAARGTALNDNRTGACARSIAELVVDAALAEVGPPSS, translated from the coding sequence GTGACTCAGCCGCGGACCCGCGCCGCCCAGCGATGCGCCTCGGCGAGGAAGACGGCTCTGCCGTTCGCGCAAGGGATCAACGCCACCGGGATGGATCAGCTGTCGACCGTCGCCGGGGTCTCGAAACGCACTCTCTACACGCACTTCCCCAGCAAGGACGAGCTCGTCGGGGCATATCTGGAGTCCCTGGTGGAGCCGCTCCTGCCCGCATCCCCCTCATCCACCCAGGCGGCTCTCAGCCCGCGCGAGCAGCTCCTCGCCATCTTCGACCGGAAGCCGGCGGAGACCACCGCTCCGTTCCGGGGATGCCCGTTCCTCAACGCCAGCGTCGAGGTGCCTGACCCTGGGCACTCCGCCCACCAGCTGGCCGTGGCATACAAGAAGGAGTTCACCCACCGCCTCACAGACATCGCACGGCAGGCCGGGGCCGCCGACCCGGACAAGCTCGCGGAGCAACTCGCGCTGCTCTTCGACGGCGCGGCCGCACGCGGCACCGCGCTCAACGACAACCGCACCGGCGCATGCGCACGATCCATCGCGGAGTTGGTGGTCGATGCCGCCCTCGCCGAGGTCGGCCCGCCCTCTTCCTGA
- the lpdA gene encoding dihydrolipoyl dehydrogenase: MDEQGERFDVVVLGAGPGGYVAAIRAAQLGKRVAVVEEKYWGGVCLNVGCIPTKALLRNAELAHVFTREAKTFGIKVDGQVSFDYGEAFRRSRKVADGRVKGVHYLMKKNKITEVSGRGTFLDAHSIQVTDYDGNTRTIGFDHCIIAAGATPKLLPGTRRTSRVVTFEEQILAEDLPQSIVIAGAGAIGIEFAYVLHNYGVKVTIVEFLDRIAPLEDVEVSAELAKQYRKLGIDVLTSTRVESIDESGPQVRVTVTGKDGTQQVLEADKVLQAIGFAPNVTGYGLENTGVTVTERGAIDVDGRCRTSVPHIYAIGDVTAKLMLAHAAEAMGVVAAETLAGAETMELDYVMIPRSTFCQPQIASFGYTEAQAREKGFDVQVAKFPFTANAKAHGLGDATGFVKLISDAKYGELLGGHLIGPDVTELLPELTLAQQWDLTVHEVARNVHAHPTLGEAVKEAVHGLAGHMINM; encoded by the coding sequence ATGGATGAGCAGGGTGAGCGCTTCGACGTCGTGGTACTCGGCGCGGGCCCCGGCGGATACGTTGCCGCCATCCGGGCCGCCCAACTGGGAAAGCGCGTAGCGGTCGTCGAGGAGAAGTACTGGGGCGGCGTCTGTCTGAACGTGGGCTGCATCCCCACCAAGGCCCTCTTGCGCAACGCCGAACTCGCGCACGTCTTCACCCGTGAGGCGAAGACCTTCGGCATCAAGGTCGACGGGCAGGTCTCCTTCGACTACGGGGAGGCGTTCCGCCGTAGCCGCAAGGTCGCGGACGGCCGGGTCAAGGGCGTCCACTACCTGATGAAGAAGAACAAGATCACGGAAGTCAGCGGCCGGGGCACGTTCCTGGACGCCCACAGCATTCAGGTGACCGACTACGACGGCAACACCCGCACCATCGGCTTCGATCACTGCATCATCGCCGCCGGGGCGACCCCGAAGCTGCTGCCCGGTACCCGCCGTACGTCGCGCGTGGTGACGTTCGAGGAGCAGATCCTCGCCGAGGACCTGCCGCAGTCGATCGTGATCGCGGGCGCCGGTGCCATCGGTATCGAGTTCGCCTATGTCCTGCACAACTACGGTGTGAAGGTGACGATCGTCGAGTTCCTGGACCGGATCGCCCCGCTGGAGGACGTGGAGGTCTCCGCCGAACTCGCCAAGCAGTACCGCAAGTTGGGCATCGACGTCCTCACCTCGACCCGCGTCGAATCGATCGACGAGTCCGGTCCGCAGGTGCGGGTCACGGTCACCGGCAAGGACGGCACCCAGCAGGTGCTGGAGGCCGACAAGGTCCTTCAGGCGATCGGCTTCGCGCCGAACGTCACCGGCTACGGTCTGGAGAACACGGGCGTCACGGTCACCGAGCGCGGCGCGATCGACGTCGACGGACGGTGCCGCACGTCCGTCCCGCACATCTACGCCATCGGTGACGTCACCGCGAAGCTGATGCTCGCGCACGCCGCCGAGGCGATGGGCGTGGTCGCCGCGGAGACCCTCGCGGGCGCGGAGACGATGGAGCTGGACTACGTGATGATCCCGCGGTCCACCTTCTGCCAGCCCCAGATCGCCAGCTTCGGCTACACCGAGGCGCAGGCGAGGGAGAAGGGCTTCGACGTCCAGGTGGCCAAGTTCCCGTTCACCGCGAACGCCAAGGCCCACGGCCTCGGTGACGCGACCGGGTTCGTGAAGCTGATCAGCGACGCCAAGTACGGTGAGCTCCTCGGCGGCCACCTCATCGGCCCCGACGTCACCGAACTCCTGCCCGAGCTGACCCTGGCCCAGCAGTGGGACCTGACGGTCCACGAGGTGGCCCGCAACGTCCATGCCCACCCCACCTTGGGCGAGGCAGTGAAGGAAGCCGTCCACGGCCTCGCCGGCCACATGATCAACATGTAG
- a CDS encoding SDR family NAD(P)-dependent oxidoreductase, whose product MPGVLQNKVAVITGGTSGIGLAIAHRFAHEGARVFVTGRDHDRLEAAVKEIGPAATGVRSDVSVLADLDALYARVREEAGHIDVLVANAGIVADAALGAHTEANVDLTLAVNIKGPLFTVQKALPLLAENASILVIGSSNSVRPNEHLEVYSASKAAVSNLVHNWARQSRERRFRVNVLSPGPTRTPGLLGAAGPDVDRFAEAVVPLGRLADAEEIAAAALFLASDASSFVTGAELFADGGYTRA is encoded by the coding sequence ATGCCAGGCGTGTTGCAGAACAAGGTGGCCGTGATCACCGGAGGAACCAGCGGGATCGGGCTGGCCATCGCCCACCGCTTCGCCCACGAGGGCGCACGGGTCTTCGTGACCGGCCGGGACCACGACCGCCTCGAAGCGGCGGTCAAGGAGATAGGCCCCGCGGCCACGGGCGTACGATCCGACGTCTCGGTCCTGGCCGACCTGGACGCGCTCTACGCACGAGTCCGCGAGGAGGCCGGCCACATCGACGTGCTGGTGGCCAACGCGGGAATCGTCGCGGACGCCGCACTCGGCGCCCACACCGAGGCGAACGTCGACCTGACGCTCGCCGTCAACATCAAGGGCCCACTGTTCACCGTTCAGAAGGCGCTCCCCCTGCTGGCGGAGAACGCCTCCATCCTGGTCATCGGATCGAGCAACAGCGTGCGGCCCAACGAGCATCTCGAGGTCTACAGCGCCTCGAAGGCGGCCGTCAGCAACCTCGTACACAACTGGGCCCGCCAGTCGCGGGAGCGCCGGTTCCGGGTCAACGTACTCAGCCCGGGACCCACCCGGACCCCCGGCCTACTGGGCGCCGCGGGGCCGGACGTCGACCGGTTCGCCGAGGCCGTCGTGCCCCTGGGGCGGCTGGCCGACGCCGAGGAAATCGCCGCGGCCGCCCTCTTCCTGGCCTCGGACGCCTCGTCGTTCGTCACCGGCGCCGAACTCTTCGCCGACGGCGGCTACACCCGGGCCTGA
- a CDS encoding MarR family winged helix-turn-helix transcriptional regulator — protein sequence MADLKLLYRELVSLEIELWNGIEGRLKAEYDLPLTSFEVLHLLSRRPGQRIQDIAEEFSITVGGTSKVVDRLESAGFCARRANPNDRRSSIVELTPEGRKLVDGALKAFEDELELRIGSVIPTESVREVTAVLSTLRSAGRALDAERKAAGQASAPGARAPK from the coding sequence ATGGCTGACCTGAAGCTGCTGTACCGGGAGCTGGTCTCGCTGGAGATCGAGCTGTGGAACGGCATCGAGGGGCGGTTGAAAGCCGAGTACGACCTGCCGCTGACCTCGTTCGAGGTGCTGCACCTGCTGTCGCGTCGGCCCGGTCAGCGGATCCAGGACATCGCTGAGGAGTTCTCCATCACGGTGGGTGGCACGAGCAAGGTGGTCGACCGTCTGGAGTCGGCGGGCTTCTGTGCGCGGCGGGCCAATCCGAACGACCGCCGTTCCTCGATCGTCGAGTTGACGCCTGAAGGACGGAAACTGGTGGACGGGGCGCTGAAGGCCTTCGAGGACGAGCTGGAACTGCGGATCGGGTCGGTGATTCCCACGGAGTCCGTGCGCGAGGTGACGGCGGTCCTCAGCACGCTGCGGTCAGCCGGAAGGGCCCTGGACGCGGAGCGGAAGGCCGCCGGGCAGGCGTCGGCGCCAGGCGCGCGGGCGCCGAAGTAG
- a CDS encoding TetR/AcrR family transcriptional regulator, which produces MSPRKSDSRDRMILSAAALLREHGASATSIDRVLAHSGAPRGSVYHHFPGGRTQLIDEAVALAGDFIAGLIDAAMQVDDPVEAVDAFFALWRDRLMESDFRAGCPIVAVAVETNDDAPQLALSAAAVFARWQEALAALFVRHGLTEERSRRLGAFIIAAVEGAVIMSRAEQSTAPIEGAAAEIHDLLLHTLRDRPGAAGAEPRP; this is translated from the coding sequence ATGAGTCCGCGCAAGAGTGACAGCCGTGACCGGATGATCCTCAGTGCCGCCGCTCTGCTGCGTGAACACGGGGCGAGCGCGACCAGCATCGACCGGGTACTCGCCCACAGCGGAGCCCCCCGAGGCTCGGTGTACCACCACTTCCCCGGCGGGCGGACACAGCTCATCGACGAGGCGGTGGCACTGGCGGGGGACTTCATCGCCGGCCTCATCGACGCCGCCATGCAGGTGGACGACCCCGTCGAGGCCGTCGACGCGTTCTTCGCGTTGTGGCGCGACCGGCTCATGGAGAGCGACTTCAGGGCCGGCTGCCCGATCGTGGCGGTGGCCGTCGAGACCAACGACGACGCACCCCAGCTCGCCCTCTCGGCCGCCGCCGTCTTCGCCCGCTGGCAGGAGGCTCTCGCGGCCCTGTTCGTCCGGCACGGCCTGACCGAGGAACGCAGCCGCCGACTGGGCGCCTTCATCATCGCCGCGGTCGAAGGCGCGGTGATCATGAGTCGGGCCGAGCAGAGCACCGCCCCGATCGAGGGGGCGGCCGCCGAGATCCACGACCTGCTCCTGCACACCCTGCGCGACCGTCCCGGCGCCGCCGGAGCAGAGCCCCGGCCGTAA
- a CDS encoding RidA family protein → MPREIISTPEAPEFSGYSQAVKVGDTIYVAGTVGVDVATGELAGPTVKEQTRQSLLNCQAILRAGRAELSDAVMVHTLLMHPEDADGVIEVFDEFFPDVRPPRCVSKLGVDRPGILVSIAMVAVTD, encoded by the coding sequence ATGCCCCGAGAGATCATCTCCACCCCCGAAGCGCCGGAATTCTCCGGCTACAGCCAGGCGGTCAAGGTCGGCGACACGATCTACGTCGCGGGAACAGTCGGAGTCGACGTGGCGACCGGTGAACTCGCGGGACCCACGGTCAAGGAGCAGACCCGCCAGTCGTTGCTGAACTGCCAAGCCATCCTGCGCGCCGGCCGCGCCGAGCTGAGCGACGCCGTCATGGTTCACACCTTGCTCATGCACCCCGAGGACGCCGACGGCGTCATCGAGGTCTTCGACGAGTTCTTCCCCGACGTACGGCCGCCGCGCTGCGTGAGCAAGCTGGGTGTCGACCGGCCGGGGATCCTCGTGTCGATCGCGATGGTTGCCGTCACGGACTAG
- a CDS encoding TetR/AcrR family transcriptional regulator, giving the protein MPRPRAFDEPQVLERAREQFWATGYSGTRMDDIAQATGLGKGSLYGAFGDKGKLFHRVFDDWCTAVVEVAEGRLAGGPDAEALARLSGYVRLMAENTASDTERRGCLLAKGVAELAQHDPTVAGRSAETMTALLTLLRTEISAAQRHGDIDSAADPQQLAALLLTVVRGIEAVGKAGLDPETLRNIADTALAVLPMPEGRNRVVTGRGPAREN; this is encoded by the coding sequence ATGCCCAGACCACGCGCATTCGACGAACCCCAAGTCCTGGAGCGGGCCCGGGAACAGTTCTGGGCGACCGGCTACTCAGGAACCCGGATGGACGACATCGCCCAGGCGACCGGCTTGGGTAAGGGCAGCCTGTACGGCGCGTTCGGCGACAAGGGCAAGCTGTTCCACCGGGTGTTCGACGACTGGTGCACCGCCGTCGTCGAGGTGGCCGAAGGGCGGCTGGCAGGTGGCCCGGACGCGGAGGCCTTGGCCCGACTGTCGGGATACGTGCGCCTCATGGCGGAGAACACCGCCTCCGACACCGAGCGCCGCGGGTGCCTGCTGGCCAAGGGCGTGGCGGAACTGGCCCAGCACGACCCGACCGTCGCCGGGCGGTCGGCCGAGACCATGACGGCGCTGCTGACCCTGCTGCGGACGGAGATCAGCGCCGCGCAGCGCCACGGCGACATCGACAGCGCCGCGGATCCTCAGCAGTTGGCGGCACTGCTGCTGACGGTGGTCCGCGGCATCGAGGCGGTGGGCAAGGCCGGTCTGGACCCGGAGACGCTGCGGAACATCGCAGACACCGCACTGGCGGTCCTGCCCATGCCCGAGGGGCGGAATCGCGTCGTAACCGGGCGGGGTCCAGCCCGCGAGAACTGA
- a CDS encoding enoyl-CoA hydratase-related protein gives MPSLDRHDNVFVLDLGDGENRFHPDWLAAVGAALDEVEKADGPRALVTTATGKFYSNGLDLDWLLANGDQHQDYVVSVQELFARMLSLPIITVAALQGHTFAAGAMLSLAHDFRVMRADRGFWCLPEADIKIPFTPGMAALIQSRLTPQTAHEAMLTARRYGGSDAAAVGIVDQAVGEDAVRSTALEIAQAQAAKAGDTLGTIKARMYAPALAALRDTTNPLG, from the coding sequence ATGCCCTCGCTCGACCGCCACGACAACGTCTTCGTCCTCGACCTCGGAGACGGCGAGAACCGTTTCCACCCCGACTGGCTCGCTGCCGTCGGCGCCGCGCTCGACGAGGTGGAGAAGGCGGACGGGCCCCGCGCCCTGGTCACCACCGCCACCGGCAAGTTCTACTCCAACGGGCTCGACCTGGACTGGCTGTTGGCCAACGGCGACCAGCACCAGGACTACGTCGTCTCCGTCCAGGAGTTGTTCGCGCGCATGCTGTCGCTGCCGATCATCACCGTGGCCGCGCTGCAGGGGCACACCTTCGCCGCCGGCGCGATGCTCTCCCTCGCCCACGACTTCCGTGTGATGCGCGCCGACCGCGGCTTCTGGTGCCTGCCCGAAGCGGACATCAAGATCCCCTTCACCCCCGGCATGGCCGCCCTCATCCAGTCCCGGCTCACGCCGCAGACCGCGCACGAGGCCATGCTCACGGCCCGCCGGTACGGCGGCTCCGATGCCGCGGCCGTCGGCATCGTCGACCAAGCGGTCGGCGAGGACGCCGTGCGCTCCACCGCCCTCGAGATCGCCCAGGCACAGGCGGCCAAGGCCGGTGACACGCTCGGCACCATCAAGGCCCGCATGTACGCCCCGGCCCTGGCCGCCCTGCGCGACACCACCAACCCGCTCGGCTGA